GCCCGCNNNNNNNNNNNNNNNNNNNNNNNNNNNNNNNNNNNNNNNNNNNNNNNNNNNNNNNNNNNNNNNNNNNNNNNNNNNNNNNNNNNNNNNNNNNNNNNNNNNNNNNNNNNNNNNNNNNNNNNNNNNNNNNNNNNNNNNNNNNNNNNNNNNNNNNNNNNNNNNNNNNNNNNNNNNNNNNNNNNNNNNNNNNNNNNNNNNNNNNCGGCCTTACCCGCCTCCAGCGGCGTGTGCGGGGAGCCGGCAGCCGGCGGGCCGGCAGGCTGAGCCCGAGCAGCGCCGTGCCTCCTGCCAGAGGGTTGCAAAGGTTAAGCTGAAAACATCAGAGTAGTGTTCTTGATTGCATATAAAGTACCTTACAGTAAgttcattaatttttcaaagcacctctgggtttttttttaatgtaatccTATGTGTGATGCATTAGTTTCCGTCACTCGAGGTTTTTCTTAACTTGAAATCTGAAGTGAATATTTGCTCAGGTGCCTtctccttgttttatttatttatttattattattattattattatttatgaagTGCTTAGTTCTTTTAATTTGGTAAGAGTTGCTGACATTCAGGTGCCTATGTCAGATGTGCAGCCGGTGCTCTCTCAGGCCCATCAGAATGCCTGTGCTGAATTTTGACAGTGctgaaaatctggaaaaaaagctttttgaagCACTAGAAATTATCTTTTTCAGGATCAAAGCCCTTTCCTCGCTATGGATATAAGCCTTCACCGCCAAGCGGTTGTGGATCGCCTCTATTTGGAGTTCATGTAAGTCCATTTGggggtttgtgtgtgtgtgtgctttttcaTATGCTGACTTTCCTTGAGCTGGGTGGTGTTTTTCCTCCCACTTTCTAAGGATGACACAGCACCTGTGTGCTATGTCCCTGCTTTTATTAGCTCGGGCATATGCTTTGGCAATAACACATGGAAAATGTTAGTACTATAAGTAAACATAGCATAAACATTTTCATCATCAACATCAATAGCGACTAGCTGCTGTACTGGGTCTGACTGGGATGGAGTTAACTGTATTCCTAGCAGCCCACACCATGCTTGTGATTTGGGGCTAAACCAGTGTTGGTAACACATCAGTGATGCTGAACAGTGCTTGCACAGCACTAAGACTTGCTCGTTTCATCATTGTGCCCAGGGAGTAAGCTGGGGCTGggcaaggagctgggaggggatgCAGTTGAGAGAGACTCAGAAGCCAGAGGGATGTTCCCTATCGTGTAACATCGCACTTGGCAATAGAACTGCTGTGGATAGAGAAGGGGGAGAAAGGGAGGAGGTTGGTTTCTAAGGGATAGGCTGGGCATGAGGGGTTGGTGAGTGATTGCTTTTGCATGGCTTATTTTGAGTGGCTTTTCCCTTTTCCGCTCACTTATTAAACTTCTGTCTAGAACtacacattttcttgtttttgacCTGCCTGTTGTCTACCCTGACCTGTGAGGGGCAGGGGTTAAGCAGGCAACTATGTGGGTGTTTGGCTGCTAGCTGGGgtcaaagcagcacagcttaGTGAACAGCAAAGGATAGAGATAAGTGAATGACAGCTGCTGATTAcattagtttttgttttctaacttTTATACTGTATCATGTTCATaggctctttcttttctcttataCATTACTCATGGTGCATATGGGATTTTCCCCACAGTTTGACATTGGTATCCCTTTGATGACAAAGTGCTGCAATCACCATGATAGATGTTATGATACTTGtggcaataaaaaaaatgactgtGATGAGCAATTTCAGTCCTGCCTCTCCAAAATTTGCAGAGATGTGCAGAAAACACTTGGGATATCAGAGAACGTACAGGGTAAGTCTgataaatgccttttttttttttgcccccaAGTTTTACTAAGGTTGTCTGGTAAAGAATCCTTTTGCTGCACAGTAATGCTACATTTCCATAAACTGATGCTGTTGCTGAAAGATGCTTTGTTCTGTCCTTCTGTATGCATCCAAGATGCAGCTGAGCAATTACACAGCATAGGGAAATGATCAGAGTTAAAACTAACCTTGAGCTGAAAAATAAGGCTTCCCCGTCTAGGATTATCAAAACACACTATAATTGTTGCATTTGCTGTAGTGTAGCTGAATGTTCACTGTTCTGCTGACTGATTTCTGGAGCTCTACTACATATAAACAGTAGGAAAATACTGAATTGTTTCCTTTTATGAAATAAggtattaaaataatatattattatagTAGAATATTATCCCTTAATACTATCCCTTAGTGCATACATTTTAGGTTTTTCCCGAACAGGCTATAATCTTGTGATTGGATTCCTTCTGTTGGCTCACATCTGATCAATACATGACATAACCACACTTAATTTAGACAATAGTTCTTTTTCAGTAAAGAGTCCCACTGAAAACAATCAGTTTTTAGAATAAGCCTGTGTTTGAACTTCTCAAATTCATGTAACTGCAAAGAGGTCATcatatttctgctttgtcaGAACTGGTGAATATTTACTCATTTCTGTTGAGCTCCTATTAAAGGTAGCAACCTTTGGATAAAtatggctgtttatgagggtggatagtgattaGACAAGgtggaggtttaggttagatattaggaggaagtttttcacacatagggtggtgacacactagaacaggctgcccaaggaggttgtggatgccccatccctggaggcattcaaggccaggctggatgtggctctggacagcctggtctggtggctggtgaccctgcacatagcaggggggttgaaattcaatgatcattgtggtccttttcaacccaggccattctatggttctatgataaaTTGGGAAAGTAAAAGATGGAACAGTTCTTTCATCTTTCCAAGACTGAGTGATGTTTTTAACACTGATAACATTCCATAGCCAGTGAGTCATCTTGAGTGTTCTGATTGGTATGTGAAAAATCTTTAATCACAATTTAGCTGATTCTATATCAGTTCACTCTTTCTTTTGACAGTCTGTTTGCTATGCTCAGAAAagattgctttttaaaatccttcTCAGTTTGCAGTCATGCCTATTAGTTTTGTATTCTATCTAAAGAATACTTCTAACTGAATGCCTCTTTGCTTGCAGCTTGTGAATCAATTGTTCAGCTGTTGTTTGATGCAGTTATACACTTAGGATGTAAGCCGTACCTTGACAGCCAGAGAGCTTCATGTATGTGTCGCTATGAGGATAAGACAGATCTCTGAAAGGCGTGGATGTCCTGCAGTTTGGAATGAAGTAAAACAACTGGAATGAAGCAAATGTTTTACACTTCTCAGGCCTGACACAAatgctcttttttaaaaaaagagactaTCACGAAGTCATCCATAAAAGAGAAGGACCAATGCATGAAGAGTAGGTGCATGAAGACCAGCTTCAGCCCCATCACCCAGATCTCGATGAAGAGGTAGGCTGACTTACCAAAGACTCAAAGACAAAGTCAACAGCCATATGGAAGTCACCACTGTATTCCAGATCTACTCGAAGCTCAGCTCTTTGGGGCAGCTCTCCTCTTTGCCGACCTCCGGGCAGATGAGTCTGATGGCTTTGAAGATGGGCAGGATATTGCCCAGATAGATATCCCTGAAGCTGAGCTCCTCCAGAACCTTCCCTGTCAACTTGGTCTGGAGCAGCTTCTCAAACTCTGCCTTAATCTTACTCATCACCCAGTTTCTGACTGGGGCCGTGCTCCTGAGCTCCCTGAAGAGGAAGATGGCATTGAGGAGGTGGCACATCTtattgctggaggtgggattTACAAGGGGGGTTCTGGCTGCTGTGGTAGCGCTGGGCTCCAGGCCTGTGGTGAGAGTTGAGGCAGCCAGCACTGATGCCGGGACTGGCTCTGGGGCTGCCTAGCTGCCTGGTGTATATGAGGCCATCTTCAGTTCTGGCCACTCTGGGAGGCTCCAGCATCTTCCTGTAGAAAAAGGAGGAATGCAAGGAAGCAAGTGACCAGCACCAAGACAGGATGTCATACATTAGCAGCGTCATTGCCTCGAGTGCACCATGCCTCAGAGTTGAGAGGTGCCCCTGCTTGAGGGGAGATCTTGTCCCTGCAGTCCAGTGCCACACAGGAGAgcttgaaaagcttttgtgCTGCTCACCAGTTATGGGGTAAGATGAATGACTCAGAGTCATACTCTGTTTTTAGGTGCATGCTCAGTTGGCACTCAGCTGTTGAACCAGGTGCCTTCTATCCATTCTTTCAGCCTCCCAGATTTGTGGTTGTTAAGCTGTGTTAGAGAGTGTTACCAGTACTGTTCTTCATTGTCTTCCTATGCAAGGCCTTATGTACAAGGCCAGGCTAAAGGAGGAAgttgagagaaagaaagaaggggtgGGGGGAGCACACCATCACATGAGTACTGTCCTTGCGGTGGCAGGAGGGGGTCTGGAGGTTTTCaggaaatgtgtagatgtggcactgagggacatgggttagtaGGCAAGGTGGtggtgggttggtggttggactagatgatcttggatgtcttttccaaccttaatgacttATATTAAACACTGACATGAATGTATTGGTTTGAAAGTCACTACGCTATTCTTCctcatgtttaaaaaatagaaaaaaagtgttaagtCTTCCTTATCTTCTGTACACTACAAGTTGGAAACTGAAATTAGACTCTTCTAGTGTATGTACATTTAGGGTATGCTACTGTAAAACACAAACgctattttcaattaaaaaaaaaaaggaaactgcatAGTGGGGTAATCAGAGGTGCAGAAGAGTTGAATCTCAGATTATTTCTAGTATAGGCCAAGTGTTAGGTTTCCAAGCAGATGATGTATCTGATAGATAACAACAGGTAAAAGAGTTCTGCAGAGTTAAAATGGCACCTTGAATAGCCCTTCACTTTGAATAGATACCTTCAGATCTCTCTGATGTACTCTGTCCTGTgggtttgttttaaaacaaagaaaaaagccctAAGCAAGGTATATATCTGCACTATGTATTTCTACCTGATCCAGTAATGAACTTCCTCAGCACTCTTCAGATAAGTATGTTGAGACTTTTAAGGATTGACTCCTAAAGTGACCTAAGGATATACTTTTGATTTGACAGAATGCTGGAATGTGGTTGTAATGTTACATAAGTTTAGAAAGGATTCaagtctttatttttcaaattaaacaaTGCATTGTGTATTATATGTGTAGAAAGGATATATTGTTCAAAGAGGTTGATTTATATTTGTCTCATGGCACAACTTAGTAACTGTATCtatctttgctttcatttagtACATTCTGATTGAAAActagaaggagattccacatACAGGGTCAGCATGCCCAACaaacctttttatttaaaatgccCTCTTTCATGCTGACAGAAATttgagcttttatttctgtcatctCTTCCATGACTACTCTAGCTGAAATCATCTGATGTCTGAATTATTTGGGGTTTGCCCTCTGTACTGATCTTCTGTTGCTAATCTCCAGTTGTCAGACCTCAGTTAACTTTTGCATTGAGTCCTGTCCTGCTGTCCTGATTTGCCTTAGAAATCCACAGAATATGACTGAAAATCAAAGTACTGCATCCATGAACAGGGAAAATAAACTATGCAGAAAGTTTAAAGTTCACTTAACTCACAGATTGCAATGCCATTTCTCTTCTGGaagtatttttttatgtttttgctttactatttttttgtggtatttttgtttttcactgaagcTTACAGTACGTGACACAATGTAAGTGTCTCATACAATAAAATTCCTGCCAAAGTTCCTTGGCCAtgctttctggttttattttcctatttgtgggtaTTAAATAACACGGCAAGAGACGCTGCTGCCAAGTTTTACAAAACCATGTCTGAACAACTTGTGGTGCCTTTAAATACAGGGAGATTTTGTCACAGAATTGAAGTGACTCTGTAGTACCCTgattgtttaaaattaaaacattgaTGCAGTGAGTCCAACACAATGTCATAATTCAGTTAGGTAATTCAAGTAAAAGTGAACTTCAATTATATTCTTAAATggacacagaagaaaaattttcacTGTTGGAAGCCACTGCATTTTGTTCCTTAATGTATTTACCTGTAAATGCACTGTGAAAGCATTTCATAGTTTCCCTCAAACAATTTTTAACACTAAAAAGAGCCTTAACGCTGCTAAATAACACAAATGACACTTTGATAGTTGTGGAAGCATTTATCTTCTTCCAGAGAGCCTTTGCCTAAGTTTTGCCTGTAGCAGGAGTTCTTGCTTATAGTTCCCTGCAAATTATACCAAACACATCTTACAATGCTAAATCCTAAACTACGATCCTAAAACGAATCATGGATATTGCACTCTGGATTAGCAGTGTTGTTTAACACATTGAGACCTAAGCTACCTGCTTAGGGCTACATTACAGATTTGCTGCTACAGAGCCCCAGGCTGGACTCTGCAGTTGCTCCTTCATACAGAATTACTGCAGCCAAAAGGTGTAAGGGGCAGCTCCAAtagcagctgagagaactgaaATTTGCGgtttgcaataaataaataaataaataaatctggcTAGTAAGAATCTAACTGCTTTACAGCATAAGAAAGGTGCTGAAGTCTGGTAGTTgtatcctgttttttttctgaataaacaaaatgaatttaaacaaTTTTATCTTGATCTCACGGGCTGCTAGTGGGTTGAGGATAGCAAGTCCAAACATGGGAAAAACAAGTGAAGGCAGTGAGAAATACCCATCGATCCCTCACCCACAAGGAAGCCACCATGTCCAAAATTCCTTATTTGTACAACAAACATGTAAAACAAGTCAGACTGGATAAAATACCTAAAATCCCCGTCCAGAGCCACCTCCTCTTGTGCCTatagcagtgctgctctctgaGAGCTGCCTCACACGTCAGTATGCCCCTGAGCCCACCAAGCAATGGGCCAGATACATGGTTCAGACCCATCCTCATTACAAACCTGCAGAGCTTAGGTACAGAAGGATGGGTTTGGGCACTGGCTTCCGTTTATACAtgattacagaatcatagaatcctcaaggttggaaaagacctccgagatcatccagtccaaccatccaccaacCACCAATACttccccactaagccatgtccctcagtacatcTACACAGttcatgaacacctccagtgacagtgactcaaccacctccctgggcagcccattccaccACCTAACCACTTTTTcagggaagaaattcttcttaaCCATGACAACATTCAACCTGAATCTTGCCTGGCAAAACTTGAGGACGTTCCCTCTCACCCCATTCCTAGTTACGCAGGAGAAGAAGCTAACGCTCATGTCACCACAAACtcttttcaggtagttgtagagagtaataaagtctcccctgagcctcctccagactgaacaatcccagttcctttagCTGCTTCCCATAAGGTCTATGCTTCAGAcccagcttcactgcccttttCTGGATACACTCCACAATCTTGGTGTCTTGTATtgaggggtccaaaactgaacacagtagtcAAGgtacagcctcaccagtgctagTATAGAGAGATAATCACcttcctgcttctgctggcaatgctatttctgatacaagccatgatgccattggccttcttggccacctaggcacactgctggctcatgctgagTTGAGTGTTGATCAACATCCTCAGGTTCATTTCTtccacagccttccagccactctgccccaagcctgcagcaTTGCCTGGGGCTGTTGCAACCAAAGTGACACTGACCTGACACTTGGTCTTCATCCCACTtacctcagcccagctatccagacTCTGTAGAGCCTTCTTACCCCCAGGCAGACTGACactcccagcttggtgtcatctgcaaacttactatgggtacactcaatcccttttcaggtcatcagtaaagatactgAACAGGATGAGCTCCAATATCAACCCCTGGGAGCAACACTCATGAcaggttgccagctggattcaactccattcaccaccactctgtGGGCTGTGCCCTCCACTCAGTTCTTTACCCAAAGCAAAAAGaatacctgtccaagccacaggctgccatcttctccaggagaatactgttgGAGAGTGCCAAAGGCTTTGCTAAAATCTGAGTAGACTAAGTCAACAgtctttccctcatccaccaggcagGTCACTCGATCATAGGAGAACAGGTTGATCAAGCAGTACCTGCATtttgtgaacccatgctggTCAGGCCTCATCCCCCTGTTGTCTTGCACATGCTGCATGATCTCgtcaagatgatctgctccataacctttcctGGCACCGAAGTCAAGCTGGCAGGCTAGTAGTCCCTCAGATCTCCTAAGGACCCTTCCTGTAGctgggagtcacattggcaagcctccaatcctctgggagCTCTTCGGTTGACCATGAAAAGGCAGAGCCTGCCCACATACAGGGCCATTCTCTGGGTGCTCTCCCCAGCACCTGAGCTCTGGTCACAGGCTCACCAAAGAGTACTTTGCAGACCGAGGTTGCAAATCTGCGAGCTTTCAACTCTGTCAGGGTTTCATTCACGCGAATGTGGGTAACAGAAGCCTTACAGCAGGGGAAACCGTGCATGGCTGTGCCGCCTGGCAGAGCCCTGAGCCTCGCCTCAGCAGCACCGCAGCGCCTCACCGGTCGCAAGGCGCTGCCATTCCGGCGCTGGGCCANNNNNNNNNNNNNNNNNNNNNNNNNNNNNNNNNNNNNNNNNNNNNNNNNNNNNNNNNNNNNNNNNNNNNNNNNNNNNNNNNNNNNNNNNNNNNNNNNNNNCGGGGCCGCTGTTGCGCTGGTGAGGGGGGGGAGATCGGCCTTCTCCGTCTACGAAACAAAGGGGTGTGGGGGGGTGGGGGACGAGACGGAAACACCGATTTGCACGGGGACCCGGAACGAAAGTACGGGAAGTCCGGGTTACTGCTGGAGATAAGCGCGCTATCAGTGCGGAGGCGGGAGGGAGAGCAAGAGTCAGGGCTGAAACGCTGCCGCTGAGAGGCGCCTGTACCGCTGCGATCGGTGTTCTTACCGTAAAGTTGATAGATGACTCAGAACCTGCCGCCAAAGCACCAGGTAGTTCAAAATGTAACTACTGCAAGCGCAAACGAAATCAGTTTCTAAGTCAGTGTTCACTTTCAGAGGAGATGAGCCATATACTGAAAGACTTCTGAAATCTGGACTGCTAAGGTGCAAATGTTGACACCTGTAATTTAACTGAGGTGAAACTAGAATGCTTGACATGGTAGAAGCCACGTGCGGGCCAAGCAGCTGCACCACGCGTGGGCTCGGGCCCCTCAGGCTGAACGATCCAAcgttttcttctgtgtttcccCTTCGTTGAGAGTATCCCCCGGTGTCCAAGCACTCAAAGAGGCACTCATATCATCTGATATTGAATGTTTTCTATTTGTAACCCCTGGCATTCTCTTTTTCAAGCAAGTCTGGCTTTGGTAAAACGTACCACGTTCCTTGGTGGTAGTTGTATGTTTTTGGTTCCCCAGGATGCTGTTAGGCATACACATGCATTTTTTGTGCTGTTGGTATTTTCTAAATATCATGTCCTTTGGCCTATTTGAAATGTTACAAGATTAAAATGCATCCAAAGAACATGTAGCCAGATCTCACTGTGTAGCTCAGTGCATACCTGAGTTTTAATTCCTTTAAAACAATCCATCTTCACAAGATATAAGACAAGTAATCCCTTTGAGAGCAGTCAGTTCTTAGCCTGTGTAAAACAAGCAGACAGTTTTTCATACaccactttttttgtttgtttacctGAATGAAGCTATTGTGTGGCAGTGAAAAGCTCAAGGCTGAAAACTTGCTAAACAGATTTAATAGAAGAATTAAAACATCTTTCCCAGGTCTCCTTTGACTCAGGCATTCCATAGTCTTTGTATCTACATGACAGCGTGTTCTGTACAAAAGTCTGACTTTAACCTTTTAAAAGTCTGTTGAGGGTTTTGGAAGAGTTTCCTTCCTCCCACTCTCTTTTAAGTTGAGGCAAAAGTATCAGACAGATCTCAGGTACACAAGCAAAAAAAGTGTAAATTTAAACATACAGATCTCTGGCtcattttataaacaaaatcaCAGACACAAGTGTTGCTGTCTGCACTCATTTTTAACACTTCTGTCATTAGTCTGACCTGCATGTTATTTCAAGCAAACTGAAATAGCATTTTATCCATCAGGTCACAAGTGATATTTGCAGGACACAACGCTTGAAAGCATGATCAATATTTACAGATGTGAAGTTTGTGTGTAAACAGCAACACTTAAAAGGGTATGACTTCCTTTAAGCTGTCTCTCAGTCTCCCTTGCTATGAAGTTCAACATAAGGGCTTGTAAAGTCAGCTCTAGAGCTCCACGCTTACTCTAGTGTCTTTATGAACGTCTCAGTCAATACCTACATGTTAATTCATTTTGCTAAAGGCTTTAGTCAGATGTGAAAAACAGGGACAAAAACTAGGAAAATCATgtatacaaaataatttttaaaatatatgtatatgtgaCCATGTCTTTTGTTTTGATTGCAGGCCGTGTCCAGTTGGACAGCAAACCTACACCAACCACCACAGGTACAATACAGCATATAGTTTTCATAATATGGTTGTTAGTCTTTAGTGATAGTAATAGGAACTATGATAAGAAGAGCCCACTGAGATGTTTAAGGATTTAAGTATTTTGGCCTGACCATCTGCCAAGCCTTCAGTTTTGCACCCTCCCAAGATATGCAGATTCCCAGTTGTTTCTATAATGTTACCTTCATGCGCATTCTGTTACTGGTGATACTTAATTTAGCAGAAGAAAAGGTATAAATCTTGCATATTTTCAATTGTTGTTACTAACATATAGTTATACTACCTTCTGCACCctgctgaggctgcaccttgagtgctgtgttcagttttgggctcctcattacaagaaagacattgaggccatGGAGTgtgtctggagaagagcagtgaagctgtgagagAGCAAGTCTTttggggagtggctgagggaactgggattgctcagtctggagaagaggaagctcaggggagaccatATCACTCTCTAaacctgaaaagaggttgtggtAAGGcaggggtcagcctcttctcctgcataactagtgataggatgagagggaatggcctcaagttgcatcagaggaggttcgggttggatattaggaaaactttcttctccaaaagagcagtcatgctggaacaggttgccaagggggtggttgagtcactgtccctggaggtgttcaagaaacatttagatgtggtactaagggacatagtttagtaGCGGAATATTGGtagtaggtggacagttggattggatgatcttggagatcttttccaaccttggtgattctatgattctgtgattcataaGCTGCACCCAACCTCAGAGATTGCTCAGTTTTGCATTAGCAACGCtactgaagtttaaaaaaaagtgtatttttagaTAATGTAAACTCCTAATTATTGAGCCAAAAAGACTGTTTAAATATAAACTTCTAACTCCTTATGTATTCCAAGATCATGATTTATGTATTTAAGTAGCTACAGATAGCTagctaaataaaaaatgtgCACATCTTGACCACCTGAAATTCATAGTTAGAGTCAAAATTTGAAGAACAGCCTCCAAATGTTTGGGGTACAAATGCTAATGAAGCTGTTAAACCGCATGCCTACTTAGCTGATGTGTGAATGAGCTTTTGGTTCATCTTTCACACTAATAGCTAAACTTTACAGTTGGATGCACAAGTTCAAACTTTTCCCTTTAAAGATTTGGTGtctaaatcatttttttctctctaacaGATGGAAATCAGAACATCACAGAAGTGGATGCATTTGATATAAGGTACGGTTCTGATGGCAACAATGGAGAGATGGCCTACTGCGGGCAGCTGAAGTTTTCCTGGTTTTTCGTTAGGAATGCAGCTGGATTACTCACTCAACCTCACCCATTTACACAACATGTTTTTAGTTTTAGCAACATCAAGTGTAGAACTATCCTTCTTATGATGAAGGCATGCAGAAGGGATTCTTAGGAGTGCATCCATGTTATGGTATGCAATGTGCAGAGAGAGTGACAAAAATACCATCACAATCTATGGACAGTTGGGCAAAACAATAGTGTGTAACACAAGAATATAGTCCTCTATAGAGAGAGTGTAGAGATCACGAG
Above is a window of Meleagris gallopavo isolate NT-WF06-2002-E0010 breed Aviagen turkey brand Nicholas breeding stock chromosome 4, Turkey_5.1, whole genome shotgun sequence DNA encoding:
- the PLA2G12A gene encoding group XIIA secretory phospholipase A2; the encoded protein is MSDVQPKLSFSGSKPFPRYGYKPSPPSGCGSPLFGVHFDIGIPLMTKCCNHHDRCYDTCGNKKNDCDEQFQSCLSKICRDVQKTLGISENVQACESIVQLLFDAVIHLGCKPYLDSQRASCMCRYEDKTDL